In Lonchura striata isolate bLonStr1 chromosome 2, bLonStr1.mat, whole genome shotgun sequence, a single genomic region encodes these proteins:
- the ECRG4 gene encoding augurin, producing the protein MPPPCPRGALPGASLLLLLFLLLPLLCAAPDVSRVNKLKLMLQKREASAAAAKPEVSVKETAAKEFLSSLRRQRRQLWDRSQPDVQQWYQQFLYLGFDEQKFEDDISYWTNLGRARNEYYGGYYQHHYDEDSPIGPRNPHTFRHGAGVNYDDY; encoded by the exons ATGCCGCCGCCGTGTCCCCGCGGGGCCCTGCCCGGggcctccctcctcctcctcctcttcctcctcttgccgcTGCTCTGCGCGGCCCCCG ATGTTTCAAGGGTAAATAAGCTTAAACTGATGCTCCAGAAACGAGAAG cctctgctgctgcGGCGAAGCCTGAGGTGTCAGTGAAAGAAACGGCAGCCAAGGAGTTCCTGAGCAGCCTGAGACGCCAGCGGCGCCAGCTGTGGGACAGGAGCCAGCCCGACGTGCAGCAGTGGTACCAGCAGTTCCTGTACCTGGGCTTCGATGAGCAG aaatTTGAAGATGACATCTCCTACTGGACAAACCTGGGGCGTGCTCGTAATGAATACTACGGGGGGTACTACCAGCACCACTACGATGAGGATTCTCCAATTGGCCCACGAAACCCACACACCTTCAGGCACGGGGCAGGCGTCAACTACGACGATTACTAA